The Pseudanabaena yagii GIHE-NHR1 genome segment CAACTCTAGTTCTATTTCTAGATTGGGCTGCTTCCCAATTAGATCAATAGTGATTTGAGTAATTACTAAACTACCATTTTTATATTTTTCTGATCTCTTCCAAAGAGAGCCTTGATTTTTTATGTTTTCAGCTTCATAAATTTTCAAGCAGCTTAAAGAACTACCAATACTGACTAATTTCCCAGTTTTTAATAGCATTGCAGTTGAACATAGCGTCCGAATCGCAGCCATGTTATGACTAACGAATAGAATAGTTCTTCCTTCTTTACCAACATCTTCCATCTTTCCTAAACATTTTTTCTGAAACTGGGCATCACCTACGGCTAGGACTTCATCAACAATTAAAATCTCTGGTTCTAGATGGGCAGCTACGGCAAAGGCTAGGCGCACGTACATTCCTGAAGAATAACGTTTGACAGGGGTATCTAAGAATTTTTCGATTTCTGCAAAAGTGACTATTTCATCAAATTTTTTCTTGATCTCAGCGCGATCCATCCCTAAGATCGCTCCATTGAGATAGATGTTTTCCCTGCCTGTAAGTTCTGGATGGAATCCTGTGCCAACTTCTAGAAGACTGGCGACTCTACCTTTAATTGAAATTTTGCCAGTAGTGGGTTCAGTGATGCGGCTAAGAATTTTTAATAATGTTGATTTGCCTGCACCATTGCGTCCGATGATGCCAACGCGATCGCCTTGTTTAATTTCAAAAGAGATATCTTTAAGTGCCCAAAATTCTTCGATATTTGGATCAATATATTCCTGCTTAGAAAATCTTTTACCTATTGATTTTATGCCATTAGCGATAACATCTCTTAGAGCTGTATATCTTTCTCTCTCGTGACCAATTATATATTTTTTACTTAGATTCTCTACTCTAATTACAGTTTCGGACATAAGTAATTTGGTGTTTTTTTTAAGAGCAAGTCTAGGTCATTAAGCATTTATCTCAATTCTATTAAGTGATGATAGGGCACTTATTTATAGAATAAGATAAGAACTTATAACATAAATTTTTGAAAAAATCTTTGGATCTCTTACAGATTAAAGAGGCTGTAATAATCTTGATGAGACTTAACAAATCAAAAAGAGCCATTGCTAAGCAATGGCTCTTTTTGATTTGTTAAATGCGGATGGAGAGACTCGAACTCTCACATCAGAGATACTAGAACCTAAATCTAGCGCGTCTACCAATTCCGCCACATCCGCTTGTATAGGTGCTTTTAACACCGAATAGAATAATACATCAATCTTGGTGAATTGCAGCACAAATTTTTGGAGAATCTTTTTGAGTGAAATTTTAAGGATTTTAAGATGATCGCTATATTGGTAAATAGGTTACTTAAATTGTTGCTTTTACCTTATTTGTATTGATATACAATTTTTAGATAAGTATCTTGCTCTGCGTATATTGTTAGCATTTTTGTTGAGCCTGTCTGTCTAGTGCATATTCATAAGCCTCAAAAAATCGACCTAGAGCAAATTTATCCTTGTCCTTGCCCACGCAAACGAGGAAAGTTAAAACCGATCGCATTGACGGATGCCTTTGGCTGCGATCGCTGCTCATTGTTGTTCGAGTTGGAAAATGATGGCTATAGTTTATTGCAGGTAGGCGGGATTGACTCTCAACGCCATACATGGCAATGGATTGGCAAATGGCGAGCCATTCGTGAATATCAGCAATATCCTTTGCTAGAGACAGTCTTGATGTACATAACCTCTTTACTGTTTTTATCACTAGTAATTATGTGGATGCTGGATCCCAAATCAGCGTTTACTATGCCTCTAGTGATTTTGCTGTTTACGCTTTTGAGTTTGTTAATATGGCGATTGCTCATATTGCGTCGTCGCGATTTTTAGAAACTTTTTGAGAATATTTTTAGTAAATTTCGTTAATTTTTATTTGTACAGAAATATTTTCGGTCTTGTATTTAAGTAGTTATTACCCATATGTCACCAGAAGACCTTACAGGCTTCATTTATAAATCCCACGCTGCCGCACTACAACTCGCGCAAATTCCTACAAAAGAACGCGATAGTTTATTGCTAGAGAT includes the following:
- a CDS encoding ABC transporter ATP-binding protein produces the protein MSETVIRVENLSKKYIIGHERERYTALRDVIANGIKSIGKRFSKQEYIDPNIEEFWALKDISFEIKQGDRVGIIGRNGAGKSTLLKILSRITEPTTGKISIKGRVASLLEVGTGFHPELTGRENIYLNGAILGMDRAEIKKKFDEIVTFAEIEKFLDTPVKRYSSGMYVRLAFAVAAHLEPEILIVDEVLAVGDAQFQKKCLGKMEDVGKEGRTILFVSHNMAAIRTLCSTAMLLKTGKLVSIGSSLSCLKIYEAENIKNQGSLWKRSEKYKNGSLVITQITIDLIGKQPNLEIELELQLKSLDSHKPAFLAIDILDSTGTAIMQAVPCYDDLLYYKITLHLLRINIQLPPLIPGQYLVSAWVGSHNNETIDWIKEAVVFEINESPIINRSYPHSIDHGYIVPISSCIKLEY